From Halotia branconii CENA392, the proteins below share one genomic window:
- a CDS encoding ATP-binding protein, which produces MLAFLKYPLQSNGFIPHGHCYLWKTGLVWLHIISDATIALAYYSIPILLIYFISKRKDVPFNGVFLLFGAFIIACGTGHLMEIWTLWHPDYWIAGSLKAITAIISIYTAFALIYLMPQALTLPSPAQLEAINQVLSTEIVERKRIEEELRKAEEVANNSSQAKSEFLANMSHELRTPLNGILGYTQILQRTESLSEKGSKGVSVIYQCGSHLLTLINDVLDLSKIEARKLELNPIDFYLPAFLDSVSEICRIRAEQKVIGFYLQIDPDLPTGIRTDEKRLRQVLINLLSNATKFTNQGSVTFKVKVINQSTNKDGQIIYKIRFEVADTGTGITPDQVEKIFVPFEQVGNQKRQSEGTGLGLAISQKIISLMGSQIQVESELGRGSTFWFEVEVPQSQDWAKASRIVEKGTIIGYQGQRRTILIADDKWENRSVVVNLLEPVGFNVIEASHGQEGWEQLKAHRPDLIITDLVMPVVDGFEFIKSLRQSDEFKQISIIASSASVFAADQYKSIDVGADAFLPKPIEVETLLELLRQYLQLEWLYENKTNIINKTHVDNSNNPVEMVPPPKEVLQKLLELAQDGDIQIILEMAQEIVTSNEQLSTFSHQINQLASNFQLKRLETFLKQYLK; this is translated from the coding sequence ATGTTGGCATTCTTAAAATATCCCTTGCAATCAAACGGTTTTATTCCGCACGGACATTGTTATCTTTGGAAAACGGGACTAGTGTGGCTGCATATTATTTCTGATGCCACGATCGCCTTAGCTTATTATTCCATTCCTATATTACTGATTTACTTTATTTCTAAACGCAAAGACGTTCCTTTTAATGGAGTCTTTCTGCTATTCGGGGCTTTTATCATTGCCTGTGGTACTGGACACCTGATGGAAATTTGGACACTTTGGCATCCAGATTACTGGATTGCAGGTAGTTTAAAAGCTATAACCGCGATTATTTCCATATATACAGCATTTGCATTAATTTATTTGATGCCGCAAGCTTTGACACTACCCAGCCCAGCCCAGTTAGAAGCTATTAATCAAGTACTTTCAACTGAAATTGTAGAGCGCAAGCGTATCGAAGAAGAACTACGCAAAGCCGAGGAAGTGGCGAATAACTCTAGCCAAGCTAAGAGTGAATTTCTTGCCAACATGAGTCATGAGTTACGCACACCTCTCAACGGCATCCTCGGTTATACACAAATTCTCCAACGCACAGAATCTTTAAGTGAGAAAGGTAGCAAAGGAGTTAGCGTTATTTACCAATGTGGTTCTCATTTATTAACCCTAATTAATGATGTTTTAGATCTCTCCAAAATTGAAGCCCGCAAGCTGGAATTGAATCCGATTGATTTTTACTTGCCTGCGTTTCTAGACAGTGTAAGTGAAATTTGTCGCATCCGTGCCGAACAAAAGGTGATTGGATTTTATTTGCAAATTGACCCCGATTTACCAACAGGGATTCGTACTGATGAAAAACGCTTGCGACAAGTATTAATTAATTTGCTGAGTAATGCTACTAAATTTACCAATCAAGGTAGTGTCACCTTCAAAGTTAAAGTGATTAATCAATCAACAAATAAAGATGGACAAATCATCTATAAAATTCGCTTTGAAGTAGCAGATACCGGCACAGGTATCACCCCAGATCAAGTCGAGAAAATCTTTGTACCTTTTGAACAAGTAGGAAATCAAAAACGACAAAGTGAAGGTACAGGATTAGGATTAGCTATCAGCCAAAAAATTATTTCGTTGATGGGTAGTCAAATTCAGGTAGAAAGTGAGTTGGGCAGAGGTAGCACTTTTTGGTTTGAGGTAGAAGTGCCACAATCTCAAGATTGGGCTAAGGCTTCGCGAATAGTTGAGAAGGGAACTATTATTGGTTATCAAGGACAAAGACGCACCATTTTGATTGCAGATGACAAATGGGAAAACCGCTCAGTAGTTGTCAATTTACTAGAACCAGTAGGGTTTAATGTTATTGAAGCTAGTCACGGTCAAGAAGGATGGGAACAATTAAAAGCCCATCGACCAGATTTGATTATTACTGACTTGGTTATGCCTGTGGTGGATGGATTTGAGTTTATTAAAAGTTTGCGTCAGTCTGACGAATTTAAACAGATATCTATCATTGCTTCCTCGGCCAGTGTTTTTGCAGCTGACCAATACAAAAGTATTGATGTAGGTGCAGATGCCTTTCTACCAAAACCTATAGAAGTTGAAACGCTACTGGAACTACTGCGACAGTATTTACAACTGGAATGGCTGTATGAGAACAAGACAAATATAATCAACAAAACCCATGTAGATAATTCAAATAATCCAGTTGAAATGGTTCCTCCACCCAAGGAAGTTTTACAAAAATTACTAGAATTGGCACAAGATGGTGACATTCAAATAATTTTAGAAATGGCTCAAGAAATTGTTACATCTAATGAGCAGTTAAGTACTTTTTCTCATCAAATTAATCAGTTGGCTAGCAATTTCCAACTCAAACGTTTGGAAACTTTTCTCAAACAATACCTTAAATAA
- a CDS encoding hybrid sensor histidine kinase/response regulator, protein MTTSLNNGFILIVDDNPTNLSVLSEALASEGLRFRVAVDGESAIALTERNQPELILLDVQMPGIDGFETCCRLKANPVTENIPIIFTTALADTESKTKGFFLGAVDYIPKPFAQEEVIARVRVHLRLKQLTESLEQQISDRTTALQQAQVQLVQKEKLSTLGELIAGIAHEMNNPISFITNNIPPLKEYIAGITELLLLYEQEYPNPTATVTNLIENLDLKFVLEDLTKILNSFQLGSERIQHLSTSLRSFSRSDSDTKISADLHLGLDSTLMILQHRLKANGDRPRIEVMKNYGKLPQVNCYIGEMNQVFMNLLANAIDALDEAIMQGEMSYKIPRIEITTEINSQQMIVIEIADNGLGIPERLKKRLFEPLFTTKPVGKGTGLGLSIAHQIIVEKHNGTLEVNSQPGVGTEFKITIPTLSTTT, encoded by the coding sequence ATGACTACGAGTTTAAATAACGGATTTATTTTAATTGTGGATGATAATCCCACTAATTTGTCTGTTCTATCGGAAGCGCTGGCTAGTGAAGGGTTGCGTTTTCGGGTTGCAGTCGATGGCGAAAGTGCGATCGCCCTTACTGAACGCAATCAACCAGAGTTAATTTTACTAGATGTGCAAATGCCAGGTATTGACGGATTTGAAACTTGTTGTCGTCTTAAAGCCAATCCTGTTACTGAAAATATTCCGATTATTTTTACTACTGCTTTAGCCGATACAGAAAGCAAAACTAAAGGATTTTTTCTAGGTGCAGTAGATTATATCCCCAAACCGTTTGCTCAAGAAGAAGTGATTGCCAGAGTGCGGGTACATTTGCGACTCAAACAATTGACTGAATCTTTAGAACAACAAATCAGCGATCGCACCACCGCTTTACAGCAAGCCCAAGTTCAATTGGTGCAGAAAGAAAAACTTTCAACATTGGGAGAGTTAATCGCTGGGATTGCCCACGAAATGAACAATCCCATTAGCTTTATCACTAACAATATCCCGCCTCTCAAGGAATACATTGCCGGAATAACTGAGCTTCTCCTGCTTTATGAACAAGAGTATCCCAACCCCACAGCCACAGTTACCAATCTTATTGAAAACTTAGATCTGAAATTTGTTCTCGAAGATTTAACAAAAATTTTGAACTCATTCCAGCTAGGGTCTGAACGGATTCAGCACCTTTCTACTTCACTGCGGAGCTTCTCTCGTTCGGATAGCGATACCAAAATATCGGCGGATTTGCACTTAGGACTAGATAGTACACTGATGATTTTACAACATCGTCTTAAGGCCAATGGCGATCGCCCCCGTATTGAAGTTATGAAAAATTATGGAAAATTACCACAGGTAAATTGCTATATCGGGGAAATGAATCAAGTGTTTATGAACCTTCTGGCTAACGCCATTGATGCCCTTGACGAAGCCATCATGCAAGGTGAAATGAGTTATAAAATCCCTCGAATTGAAATTACAACAGAAATAAATTCTCAACAAATGATTGTAATTGAGATTGCTGACAATGGGCTTGGTATTCCTGAAAGACTCAAAAAACGGCTATTTGAGCCTTTGTTTACCACAAAACCCGTTGGTAAAGGGACTGGACTTGGCTTGTCGATAGCCCATCAAATTATTGTGGAAAAACACAATGGTACATTAGAAGTAAATTCTCAGCCAGGTGTAGGAACCGAGTTTAAAATTACAATTCCAACCTTGAGTACCACTACATAG
- a CDS encoding HEAT repeat domain-containing protein encodes MELNQIETNLQNPDFKYRLDAIAALKDYPPEVALPLLTKHIQDPEFLVRSFVARGLGKQQTSESFAALLQMIKFDNTPNVQAEAANSLSLFGRVSASHLVEAFFMNDHWLLRRSILAALIELECPEELFEVCIQGLAGEDASVEEASVEALGTLAGSRQHQAALSQLLILKNSESERIRVQVAYALKHYDEPDAKEALAQLRQDTDHRVIGAAMEDLI; translated from the coding sequence ATGGAACTCAATCAAATCGAAACAAATCTGCAAAATCCAGATTTTAAGTATCGCCTTGATGCGATCGCAGCTCTTAAAGATTATCCCCCAGAAGTAGCTTTGCCTTTACTCACTAAGCACATCCAAGATCCAGAATTTTTGGTGCGATCGTTTGTTGCTAGAGGATTAGGCAAACAGCAGACATCTGAATCTTTTGCTGCTTTACTCCAAATGATCAAGTTTGATAATACTCCCAATGTGCAGGCAGAAGCTGCTAACTCTCTATCTTTGTTTGGCAGGGTTTCAGCTTCCCATTTAGTAGAAGCATTTTTTATGAATGATCACTGGTTGTTACGCCGCAGCATCTTAGCAGCTTTAATTGAACTGGAGTGTCCTGAAGAATTATTTGAGGTTTGCATCCAAGGATTAGCAGGGGAAGATGCAAGTGTAGAGGAAGCATCTGTTGAAGCACTAGGAACTTTAGCTGGCTCTCGTCAACATCAAGCTGCTTTATCCCAGCTTTTGATACTCAAAAATTCCGAGTCCGAACGCATTCGGGTACAGGTTGCTTACGCTCTGAAACATTATGATGAACCTGATGCTAAAGAAGCTCTGGCTCAACTAAGACAAGATACCGATCATCGTGTAATCGGGGCGGCAATGGAAGATTTGATCTAA
- a CDS encoding CpeR family transcriptional regulator has translation MKSQLSCNASLKSLESVEAKMLPPEAQKKMQCWLRSRHLICSGNFFIFETVDYSAVERFSDCVAALGGTVISVEPIDKLWMGDHRQVFLYRAKASLHTPCHNLKQYWLKYGSFRTRFDGQA, from the coding sequence ATGAAGTCCCAGCTATCATGTAACGCTTCTTTGAAGAGTCTGGAATCAGTTGAAGCAAAAATGTTGCCACCAGAAGCTCAAAAAAAGATGCAATGTTGGCTCCGCAGCCGTCATTTGATTTGTTCAGGTAATTTTTTTATTTTTGAAACGGTAGACTATAGCGCCGTCGAGCGTTTTTCTGACTGCGTTGCCGCATTAGGGGGAACTGTAATTTCGGTTGAACCGATTGATAAACTATGGATGGGAGATCATCGCCAAGTTTTTTTATATCGTGCTAAAGCCAGTTTGCATACTCCTTGTCATAACCTGAAGCAATATTGGTTGAAATATGGCAGCTTTCGCACACGATTTGATGGACAGGCATAA
- a CDS encoding chromophore lyase CpcT/CpeT, with amino-acid sequence MTTPLHNSESKSHDLVTLARCMAGDFSNYKQSFENPKNYAHIHVFFRPLPFEFFSGIGFYSEQVYDYDLWSPYRQGVHRLVDKKDHIYVENYGLKNAFLYAGAARNSDILKTINNDCIERRFHCGMIFQRDGDLFRGNVEPGNLCLIERDGCQTYLVSDVEVTETTWVSLDRGMDVNTNEQIWGSTFGPLRFEKRESFAHEVPAIM; translated from the coding sequence ATGACTACTCCACTGCATAACTCTGAGTCTAAATCCCATGATTTAGTGACCCTGGCTCGTTGTATGGCAGGGGATTTCAGTAATTATAAACAATCTTTTGAAAATCCTAAAAATTATGCTCATATCCATGTTTTTTTTCGTCCATTGCCCTTTGAGTTTTTCTCTGGAATTGGCTTCTATTCTGAGCAAGTTTATGACTACGATTTGTGGAGTCCCTATCGTCAAGGTGTACATCGGCTAGTAGATAAAAAAGACCATATTTATGTTGAAAACTACGGTCTAAAAAACGCCTTTCTTTATGCCGGTGCGGCGCGTAATTCAGACATCCTCAAGACTATTAACAACGACTGCATTGAGCGACGGTTTCACTGCGGCATGATTTTTCAGCGAGACGGTGATCTGTTTCGAGGCAATGTAGAACCTGGAAATTTATGTTTGATTGAGCGTGATGGCTGCCAGACTTACCTAGTGAGCGATGTTGAAGTCACAGAAACCACTTGGGTTAGCCTCGATAGAGGTATGGATGTTAATACCAACGAACAGATTTGGGGTTCAACCTTCGGGCCCTTGCGGTTTGAAAAACGAGAGAGTTTTGCCCATGAAGTCCCAGCTATCATGTAA
- a CDS encoding phycobiliprotein lyase: MNITEFVERSIGRWRSQRSVHHLAFGHFEAVQSVIDIVALSPDDPAVIDLCKSYNIDTQIIVSPFRMSWEGQSDWDENEVLKGSCILVPVPDGEHPNRGQLLRDQGYAETMAAAGTYYLTEDETFVLVTGYDRAAAEEKIWFINPNVRCRVSLIKTSANTGVVTASFSSEIRQEIKSVNTSTNGS; this comes from the coding sequence ATGAACATTACAGAATTTGTTGAGCGTTCTATTGGGCGGTGGCGATCGCAGCGCAGCGTCCATCACTTGGCTTTTGGTCACTTTGAAGCCGTACAATCAGTAATCGACATTGTTGCCTTGTCTCCAGATGATCCAGCAGTTATTGACCTGTGCAAATCCTATAATATTGATACTCAAATAATTGTGTCTCCATTTCGGATGAGTTGGGAAGGTCAATCAGACTGGGATGAAAATGAAGTTCTCAAAGGCAGTTGCATCTTAGTTCCTGTTCCTGATGGTGAACACCCCAATCGTGGTCAACTTCTGCGTGACCAAGGTTATGCAGAGACGATGGCAGCGGCCGGTACTTATTATTTAACTGAAGATGAAACCTTTGTCTTAGTTACAGGATATGATCGCGCAGCCGCAGAAGAAAAAATCTGGTTTATTAATCCTAATGTCCGCTGTCGAGTTTCTTTAATCAAAACTAGTGCTAATACAGGCGTTGTTACAGCTTCATTTTCTTCAGAAATCCGCCAAGAAATTAAATCAGTGAACACTTCGACAAACGGTAGTTGA
- a CDS encoding phycobilisome rod-core linker polypeptide: MASPAVFELMWSTDSLENTQTIIRAVYKQVLGNPHVMESERLVAAESQLCDRAISVRDFVRAVAKSDFYRTRYFESCAPYRFVELNFKHLLGRAPQDQREISEHIVRCVAEGYEAEIDSYIDSDEYQSAFGENIVPYSRGKNSEANMKQVGYNRTFALDRGPAQIDSAVKSSQLVYSVASNSTNSIKPSSATVIGSGSEKQFKIVVSGSKFDSPRRVSTTEYIVPASKMTPQIQRINRTSGKIVSITEIA; the protein is encoded by the coding sequence ATGGCATCACCCGCAGTTTTTGAACTTATGTGGTCTACCGACAGTTTAGAAAACACTCAAACTATAATTCGGGCAGTTTACAAGCAGGTTTTAGGAAATCCTCATGTGATGGAGAGTGAGCGTTTAGTAGCGGCTGAGTCGCAGCTGTGCGATCGCGCCATTTCTGTGCGTGATTTTGTGAGAGCCGTTGCTAAATCGGATTTCTACCGCACCCGCTATTTTGAATCCTGCGCCCCCTACCGTTTTGTCGAGTTGAACTTTAAGCACCTACTCGGTCGCGCCCCCCAAGATCAAAGAGAAATTTCTGAACACATCGTTCGTTGTGTCGCTGAAGGCTATGAAGCTGAGATTGACTCCTACATTGACAGCGATGAATATCAGTCAGCCTTTGGTGAAAATATTGTGCCTTACTCTCGCGGTAAAAATAGCGAAGCCAATATGAAGCAAGTAGGCTATAACCGCACATTTGCTCTGGATCGCGGCCCTGCTCAAATTGACAGCGCTGTCAAGTCTTCTCAATTAGTCTACTCAGTTGCTAGTAATTCTACCAATTCCATCAAGCCATCTTCGGCAACTGTGATTGGCTCAGGTAGTGAAAAGCAATTTAAAATTGTTGTTTCCGGCTCAAAATTTGACAGTCCTCGTCGCGTTAGTACCACTGAATATATTGTTCCCGCTAGCAAAATGACCCCACAAATCCAGCGGATTAACCGCACCAGTGGAAAAATCGTTAGCATCACCGAAATCGCGTAA
- a CDS encoding phycobilisome linker polypeptide: MPFGPASRLGVSLFDETPPVEWVPGRSQEETESIIQAVYRQVLGNAYVMESERLAVPESQFKLGMFSVREFVRAVAKSDLYRSRFFTSCARYRAIELNFRHLLGRPPLDLEEMRMHSTILDTKGFEAEIDSYIDSDEYQNNFGENFVPYIRGYKTDALQSMVQFTHTFQLVRGASSSSLKGDLAGKSPKLNSLVIQSIATPVVSPASDGATFRTPAGTSRSRQGVGASADGKVYRIEVTGYRAKAVNAVSKFRRSNQVFLVPYEKLSQEYQRIHQQGGVIASITAV, from the coding sequence ATGCCTTTTGGACCAGCTTCACGCTTAGGGGTCAGCTTATTTGATGAAACCCCCCCCGTAGAATGGGTTCCCGGTCGCTCACAAGAAGAAACAGAATCAATTATTCAGGCAGTCTACAGACAAGTGCTAGGCAATGCCTACGTCATGGAAAGCGAGAGGCTTGCCGTACCAGAGTCGCAGTTCAAGCTGGGTATGTTCAGCGTCCGCGAATTTGTGCGTGCAGTAGCAAAGTCTGACTTATATCGTTCCCGCTTTTTTACCAGTTGCGCTCGTTACCGAGCGATCGAACTAAACTTTAGACATCTTCTAGGTCGTCCTCCACTCGATTTGGAAGAAATGCGGATGCATAGCACCATTCTCGATACTAAGGGATTTGAAGCCGAGATTGATTCTTATATCGACAGCGACGAATACCAAAACAACTTCGGTGAAAACTTTGTACCTTACATCCGAGGCTACAAAACTGATGCCCTTCAAAGTATGGTTCAGTTTACCCATACCTTCCAATTAGTTCGTGGTGCTTCTAGTAGCAGCCTGAAGGGCGATTTAGCAGGGAAGAGTCCCAAACTAAATTCTTTAGTTATTCAGTCAATTGCCACTCCAGTAGTTTCACCTGCTAGCGATGGCGCAACCTTCCGTACACCAGCAGGAACTTCTCGCTCTCGTCAAGGAGTAGGTGCTAGTGCCGATGGTAAGGTTTATCGCATTGAAGTCACTGGCTACAGAGCAAAAGCTGTGAACGCAGTTTCTAAATTCCGCCGTTCTAACCAAGTCTTTTTAGTACCCTACGAAAAATTATCGCAGGAATACCAACGGATTCACCAACAAGGTGGTGTCATTGCCAGTATTACAGCTGTCTAG
- a CDS encoding ankyrin repeat domain-containing protein, translated as MSLNNELIRAIVRGDTTSTEALLAQGADVNTTGGVTAVGASNTALMWAATDGYLEIVKLLLAHNADINVKNTANYTALMYAAESNYREIVSLLLDHGANIGDRNHYGETVLMSMARHGETDIVQRLVTMGAEVNATNKIGDTALYLAVDNGHPYTMKALIDLGGEVNTENLGGWTPLMMASARGDLETMTILLENGADFRPQNRWGATALSEARKSFRSSQAAEILIKAGATE; from the coding sequence ATGTCTCTTAACAATGAACTAATTCGAGCGATCGTCAGAGGTGATACCACCAGCACAGAAGCGTTATTAGCGCAAGGTGCAGATGTCAATACAACTGGTGGTGTAACAGCCGTTGGAGCCAGTAATACTGCCCTGATGTGGGCAGCCACAGATGGATATCTGGAGATTGTGAAGCTATTGCTTGCTCACAATGCTGATATAAATGTCAAGAATACGGCAAATTACACTGCTCTCATGTATGCAGCCGAATCAAACTATAGAGAAATTGTTTCACTCTTACTTGATCATGGAGCCAATATAGGCGATCGCAATCACTATGGGGAGACAGTACTGATGTCGATGGCACGTCACGGGGAAACTGATATAGTGCAGCGTTTGGTGACAATGGGAGCTGAAGTCAATGCCACTAATAAAATTGGCGATACGGCATTATATCTTGCTGTAGACAATGGTCATCCATACACTATGAAGGCACTTATCGATCTGGGTGGTGAGGTGAACACCGAAAATCTAGGTGGTTGGACTCCTTTAATGATGGCATCAGCACGAGGTGATTTAGAAACAATGACAATTTTGCTAGAAAACGGTGCAGATTTCCGTCCCCAAAATCGCTGGGGGGCAACAGCATTGAGTGAAGCCCGAAAATCTTTTCGTTCCTCTCAAGCAGCAGAGATTTTGATTAAAGCAGGTGCAACAGAATGA
- a CDS encoding DUF2656 domain-containing protein, whose amino-acid sequence MNDILQGRMLLSHNFDITTDIVPALSREEFTKVFQEGLIADKNIKCRPVNNPHWIVEVLFSPEEFSPQQVGKLCADALAQKRQTQGSSIPEILILGGIKTTPPTSTSPDALQLGEWGVDVVETLASKAFLQAIAWDATIAQKPADSIFKVELNKGLGARQEAG is encoded by the coding sequence GTGAACGATATACTCCAAGGGCGGATGCTGCTTTCCCACAACTTTGATATTACAACGGACATCGTACCAGCCCTTAGTCGGGAAGAGTTTACTAAAGTGTTTCAAGAGGGCTTGATTGCTGATAAAAACATTAAATGTCGTCCGGTGAATAATCCTCATTGGATTGTAGAGGTTTTATTTTCTCCAGAGGAATTTTCACCCCAGCAAGTAGGAAAATTATGTGCTGATGCGCTAGCACAGAAGCGGCAGACACAAGGCTCATCAATTCCTGAGATTCTCATTTTAGGTGGCATCAAAACAACTCCTCCCACAAGCACTTCACCTGATGCTCTACAATTAGGAGAATGGGGCGTAGATGTAGTAGAAACACTTGCCTCAAAAGCATTTTTACAAGCGATCGCTTGGGATGCCACCATCGCCCAAAAGCCCGCTGACAGCATTTTTAAAGTTGAACTAAACAAGGGACTAGGGGCTAGGCAAGAGGCAGGGTAG
- a CDS encoding phycobilisome protein, which translates to MIKPQLSEKVQELIRKARIVSFATWQNTHPAAAIQLFQAADDQGRYLTDEDCQQLQNLVPDTAELILVTEMLRDRVNDIVDEARAEVLKTFPHITQPSGGLYPPERAEACWRDFWHFLRCITYGIAGGHTDYTSAEGLHYMQLLYQELQVPLDAMVVGLAGIKTASLQRVEPQQQEMLAPYFDHLIKQLKQFQN; encoded by the coding sequence ATGATCAAACCACAACTGAGCGAAAAAGTTCAAGAACTAATCCGAAAAGCCCGGATTGTCAGCTTTGCAACTTGGCAAAATACCCATCCAGCAGCAGCTATCCAGCTATTTCAGGCAGCCGACGATCAAGGACGTTATCTCACAGATGAAGATTGTCAGCAACTGCAAAACCTTGTACCAGACACAGCAGAATTGATTTTAGTTACAGAAATGCTGCGCGATCGCGTCAATGATATCGTTGACGAAGCTAGAGCCGAGGTCTTAAAAACCTTTCCTCATATTACCCAACCAAGCGGCGGACTCTACCCCCCAGAACGAGCTGAGGCTTGCTGGCGCGACTTTTGGCACTTTTTGCGCTGCATTACCTACGGCATTGCTGGAGGACACACCGATTACACCAGTGCAGAAGGCTTGCACTACATGCAACTACTTTATCAAGAATTGCAAGTGCCTTTAGATGCAATGGTAGTAGGATTAGCAGGTATCAAGACTGCAAGTTTACAGCGCGTGGAACCACAGCAACAAGAAATGCTTGCCCCCTATTTCGATCACCTGATTAAACAATTAAAACAGTTCCAAAATTAG
- a CDS encoding RluA family pseudouridine synthase: MFNDLTYYYEGNCPQTGDRLRLPRTSLAEAIAYNLMQHLVNNHLYSCEGKMYGVLLVELSTGEKRVLKAFSGLLNGKSVVEGWVPPIPGRNEVAVEEARTLAELDAIKQELITLKHLPEWQEYKNLCHKFEQQLQIISDRHRHCKHQRHEKRQLICKTLTGEALTTALAELDSQSRQQKIERRQLKRQQNEILQPLKQTITTTQLRIQELKQQRQVLSRQLQAQMHAAYSLTNFSGVSLSLQQLMPMGLPTGTGDCCAPKLLHYAATHNLKPLAMAEFWWGSSSPNQDKIQGQFYGACAERCQPLMGFLLSGLKINPQNEEVNIPIIYEDEWLIAVNKPAGLLSVPGRYHDRQDSVLSRLRNLLPDGMTLATVHRLDQETSGILLLARDRFTHRQLSRQFQQRQIHKVYEAVLSGVVNTEQGVIELPLWKDPQNRPYQQVDWQQGKPSITHFRVIARSKDYTRVEFTPLTGRTHQLRVHAADARGLGVTILGDRLYGCNAVADRLHLHAREIYFEHPQLEKRLHLQTITPF, from the coding sequence ATGTTTAACGACTTGACTTATTATTACGAAGGGAATTGTCCTCAAACTGGCGATCGCTTAAGATTACCTCGGACTTCTTTGGCAGAAGCGATCGCATATAATTTAATGCAACATCTGGTCAACAATCACCTTTATTCTTGTGAAGGCAAAATGTATGGGGTGTTATTAGTTGAACTATCTACAGGCGAAAAACGAGTATTAAAAGCTTTTTCTGGTCTTTTGAACGGTAAAAGTGTTGTTGAGGGATGGGTTCCACCAATTCCAGGTAGAAATGAAGTTGCTGTAGAAGAAGCCCGCACCTTGGCTGAACTGGATGCCATCAAGCAAGAGTTAATTACTTTAAAGCATCTACCAGAATGGCAGGAATACAAAAACTTATGTCATAAATTTGAACAGCAACTGCAAATAATAAGCGATCGCCATCGACATTGCAAGCATCAACGACACGAAAAACGTCAGCTAATCTGTAAAACATTAACAGGAGAAGCGTTAACTACTGCGCTTGCAGAACTCGACAGCCAAAGCCGTCAGCAGAAAATTGAGCGCCGACAACTCAAACGCCAGCAAAATGAAATATTGCAACCCCTCAAGCAGACAATTACAACAACACAACTGCGGATACAGGAACTAAAACAACAGCGTCAAGTACTATCTCGCCAATTACAAGCTCAAATGCACGCTGCTTACAGCCTGACTAACTTTTCAGGGGTATCCTTATCATTGCAGCAATTAATGCCGATGGGCTTACCCACAGGTACAGGCGACTGTTGCGCCCCCAAGTTATTGCACTATGCAGCAACACATAATCTTAAACCTTTGGCAATGGCAGAGTTTTGGTGGGGATCTTCCTCGCCCAATCAAGACAAAATTCAGGGACAATTTTATGGAGCTTGTGCAGAACGTTGTCAACCGTTGATGGGGTTTTTGCTTTCAGGATTGAAAATTAATCCTCAAAATGAAGAAGTAAACATCCCGATTATTTATGAAGATGAATGGTTGATTGCTGTCAATAAACCCGCTGGGTTATTATCAGTGCCTGGTCGTTATCACGATCGCCAAGATAGTGTGCTGAGTCGTTTACGTAATCTATTACCGGATGGTATGACACTGGCGACTGTACATCGCCTTGATCAAGAAACTTCTGGTATTTTATTGTTAGCGCGCGATCGCTTCACCCATCGTCAACTCAGTCGGCAATTTCAGCAAAGACAAATTCACAAAGTTTATGAAGCCGTACTTAGCGGTGTTGTAAATACTGAACAAGGTGTAATTGAATTACCATTGTGGAAAGACCCGCAAAATCGCCCTTATCAACAAGTTGATTGGCAACAGGGAAAACCGAGTATAACTCACTTTCGAGTCATAGCGAGGTCAAAAGACTACACTCGTGTAGAGTTTACACCATTAACAGGACGCACCCATCAGTTAAGGGTTCATGCGGCTGATGCGCGAGGACTTGGGGTAACTATTTTAGGCGATCGCCTTTATGGATGTAACGCTGTTGCTGATCGGTTACATCTCCACGCTAGGGAAATTTACTTTGAGCATCCGCAGTTAGAAAAAAGACTGCATTTACAAACAATTACGCCATTTTGA